A single genomic interval of Arachis duranensis cultivar V14167 chromosome 7, aradu.V14167.gnm2.J7QH, whole genome shotgun sequence harbors:
- the LOC107458900 gene encoding uncharacterized protein LOC107458900 encodes MAAARGGATSMRGPMDLFVRKPETAIARNKREKLRQQNIKEACNKEAVRRVHRYLAQWFYQAGIPLNPVKLKSFQEILWAVGSFGPNLPTPSYHALRVLLLNEELDYTKGLLKGHKEQWEKYGCSIMSDAWTDKRQRSIINFLVNSPAGTMFLKSIDASDYVKTGEKLFELLDDVVEEIGEHNVVQVVTDNGSNYVLAGKLLTEKRPNLFWTPCAAYCLDLMLEDIGKLPLIQKTIKRAISLVSFTYSHSSTLAMLRHFTNGKELVRHAVTRFATSFLSLERLYEEKGNLRRMFTSDEWAKNKLSKEAKGREVTKIVIMLSFWNHVKYTLKIMGPPIRVFRLVDGEKKPPMGYIYEAMEKAKECIMKAFLNDESKYNDVFKIIDNRWNCRLHRPLHAAGHFLNPELFYDNPRIELDLEVTKGWFECITRLVPSQAVQHKILEEQALYKAGYGLFGSDFAKSQRRKISPAFWWRTYGHEAPNMRDLAIKILSLTCSASGYERNWSIFEHIHTKKRNRLDHERMESLVFIKYSQQLIERYNLKDEVDPIALNDIDECNEWLVGEIGTTTFRDDSVDDDADLVHQDDNTLSWNITFEATGGHEPTTNTRRQQNRKRKEPEIARGGAKGGPSGSKASKKGKEKAVIVEEEEPEFEDEEDFENEEEQEEEIQFNDTESEDDEGAKRHDNNRVNLDEFDER; translated from the exons ATGGCAGCAGCTAGAGGGGGTGCAACTAGCATGAGAGGTCCAATGGATTTGTTTGTTAGAAAACCTGAAACTGCcattgcaagaaacaaaagaGAGAAATTGAGGCAGCAGAACATCAAGGAAGCATGTAATAAAGAAGCAGTTCGTAGAGTTCATCGTTACTTAGCACAGTGGTTCTACCAAGCTGGGATTCCATTGAACCCGGTAAAGTTGAAGAGTTTTCAAGAAATATTGTGGGCTGTTGGAAGCTTTGGTCCCAATTTACCTACTCCCAGTTATCATGCTCTAAGGGTTCTACTGCTTAATGAGGAGTTGGATTACACCAAAGGATTGTTGAAGGGTCATAAAGAGCAATGGGAAAAGTATGGTTGCTCTATTATGTCAGATGCTTGGACGGATAAAAGGCAAAGGAGCATTATTAATTTTCTTGTAAACTCTCCAGCAGGGACAATGTTTTTGAAGTCTATTGATGCTTCTGATTATGTGAAGACTGGTGAGAAATTATTTGAGCTTCTAGATGATGTTGTCGAGGAAATTGGTGAGCACAACGTTGTTCAAGTTGTAACTGATAATGGGAGTAATTATGTTCTTGCCGGTAAGTTGCTGACGGAGAAAAGGCCAAATTTGTTTTGGACTCCTTGTGCTGCCTACTGTTTGGATTTGATGCTTGAGGATATTGGGAAGTTACCATTAATtcaaaaaaccataaaaaggGCCATTTCATTGGTTAGCTTCACTTATAGTCACTCTAGCACATTAGCTATGTTGAGACACTTCACAAATGGCAAGGAGTTGGTAAGGCATGCAGTCACCCGATTTGCCACTTCATTTCTCTCTTTGGAAAGGCTTTATGAGGAGAAAGGAAATTTGAGAAGAATGTTCACCTCAGATGAATGGGCAAAGAATAAGTTGTCAAAGGAGGCAAAGGGGAGGGAGGTAACAAAGATTGTTATCATGCTATCTTTTTGGAATCATGTCAAGTACACCCTTAAGATCATGGGCCCTCCTATTCGGGTGTTTAGACTTGTTGATGGGGAGAAGAAGCCACCAATGGGATATATTTATGAAGCAATGGAGAAGGCAAAGGAATGCATCATGAAAGCATTTCTTAATGATGAGAGCAAGTACAATgatgtttttaaaataattgacaACAGATGGAATTGCCGACTTCATCGTCCGTTGCATGCAGCCGGTCATTTTCTAAATCCCGAGTTGTTTTATGACAACCCTCGGATTGAGCTGGATTTAGAAGTTACAAAGGGGTGGTTTGAGTGCATCACTAGATTGGTGCCAAGTCAAGCTGTGCAACATAAGATATTGGAGGAGCAAGCACTATACAAGGCCGGCTATGGACTTTTTGGATCAGATTTTGCAAAATCTCAAAGGAGAAAGATTTCACCCG caTTTTGGTGGCGGACATATGGGCATGAAGCTCCAAACATGCGGGACCTTGCTATCAAGATCTTGAGCTTGACTTGTAGTGCATCTGGATATGAGCGCAATTGGAGTATATTTGAGCACATTCATACTAAGAAGAGAAATAGGCTTGATCATGAAAGGATGGAGAGTTTGGTCTTCATAAAGTATAGCCAACAACTCATCGAGAGGTACAACCTTAAAGATGAAGTTGACCCTATTGCACtcaatgatattgatgagtgTAATGAGTGGTTAGTGGGAGAAATTGGGACAACCACCTTTCGAGATGATAGTGTGGATGATGATGCTGATTTGGTTCATCAAGATGACAACACTTTGAGTTGGAACATTACTTTTGAAGCAACGGGAGGACATGAGCCTACAACAAATACTAGAAGACAAcaaaataggaaaagaaaagaacctGAAATTGCAAGAGGTGGTGCAAAGGGTGGACCAAGTGGGTCTAAGGCttcaaaaaaaggaaaagaaaaggcaGTAATTGTGGAAGAGGAAGAACCAGaatttgaagatgaagaggatttcgaaaatgaagaagaacaagaagaggagATTCAATTCAATGATACCGAATCAGAGGATGATGAGGGGGCAAAGAGACATGATAATAATCGTGTTAATTTGGATGAATTTGATGAGAGGTAG
- the LOC110273580 gene encoding uncharacterized protein LOC110273580 produces MLAEEAPTPFQFSKKRSRSHSLKIIKRDSRSIKLKLSIGGPAGKIVSAFHSMLTDQSIEDAEMSKSKSAIQHMKKMESDVDNVCSIAKDPKQKPLSKELEKEENTLKQCVEKLKLVEANRVVLVSHLKEALHEQEADLDYQGYQEVSVLIMKFPSYGREQASSVSGKAVSGGMSSDEKNQRQISARALMPPPRPSNKKLSRCKYINHFKIPPF; encoded by the exons ATGCTTGCAGAAGAAGCACCTACACCATTTCAATTCAGCAAAAAGAGATCGCGCTCtcattctttaaaaattattaaaagggATTCTCGCTCCATCAAATTG AAATTGTCCATAGGAGGTCCAGCGGGAAAAATAGTATCTGCATTTCATTCAATGCTCACTGACCAGTCCATTGAAGATGCAGAGATGAGTAAATCCAAGTCTGCTATTCAACACATGAAAAAGATGGAAAGCGATGTTGACAATGTGTGCTCTATTG CAAAGGATCCTAAGCAAAAGCCTTTGTCAAAGGAGTTAGAGAAGGAAGAGAATACCTTGAAACAGTGCGTAGAGAAGCTTAAATTAGTTGAAGCAAATAGAGTTGTACTTGTCTCTCATTTAAAAGAAGCTTTGCATGAGCAG GAAGCGGACCTTGATTATCAAGGTTACCAGGAAGTTTCT GTTCTGATCATGAAATTTCCAAGTTATGGCAGAGAGCAGGCTTCTAGTGTATCTGGCAAAGCAGTGTCTGGTGGCATGTCTAGTGATGAAAAAAATCAA AGACAGATTTCTGCTAGAGCTTTAATGCCCCCTCCTCGCCCCTCAAACAAGAAGCTGTCAAGGTGTAAATATATCAACCATTTTAAAATACCCCCCTTTTAA